One Micrococcales bacterium DNA segment encodes these proteins:
- the rpsI gene encoding 30S ribosomal protein S9: protein MSEIVEPEEALDEETVSEYTSETPSDEARGQSLVAPGRALGRRKEAVARVRLVPGSGEWQINGRSLEDYFPGKLHQQEVRSPFTVLDIEGRFDVIARVDGGGVSGQAGALRLGIARALNLIDEEHNRATLKKAGYLTRDARVTERKKAGLKKARKAPQYSKR from the coding sequence GACTGTCTCGGAATACACCTCGGAAACCCCCAGTGATGAGGCCCGCGGCCAGTCGCTAGTGGCCCCTGGGCGGGCTTTGGGCCGGCGCAAAGAAGCCGTGGCCCGGGTGCGGTTGGTGCCAGGCAGCGGCGAATGGCAAATCAACGGCCGGTCGCTGGAGGACTATTTCCCTGGCAAGCTGCACCAGCAAGAGGTCCGTTCGCCTTTCACGGTGTTGGACATTGAGGGTCGTTTCGACGTGATCGCTCGGGTCGACGGCGGTGGCGTGTCTGGCCAGGCCGGGGCGCTGCGGTTAGGCATTGCCCGGGCGCTGAACCTGATTGACGAAGAACACAACCGCGCGACTTTGAAGAAGGCCGGCTACCTGACCCGCGACGCGCGCGTCACCGAGCGCAAGAAGGCCGGACTGAAAAAGGCCCGCAAGGCGCCGCAGTACTCGAAGCGCTGA